In one Juglans regia cultivar Chandler chromosome 11, Walnut 2.0, whole genome shotgun sequence genomic region, the following are encoded:
- the LOC108987861 gene encoding pentatricopeptide repeat-containing protein At5g64320, mitochondrial-like isoform X1 — protein MARADTYFGPGTVETIKCSLYGAESEGEVDAVFVNTVLSRVQQRNLERAWDKPVLDRVGLIIEIFNGHAFIKEAKLQAELTFKKTSLVHVHGLDGRYTFGATEEAEVVSACGNHFFAEWSYIAGEGVGGMVLLVVQEKQNFSFKDEGSLHNTNASTIYCFLIGLYNRENLHCLFATVDPRLRSVILPSVAVKLSPLAISKRIPNRVNLNAFFSSVSCANGIDIFPVNNQNLPTSSDFELNVQFLRNKISPDNLIRVLDNTSDVNSAMRLFKWATLQKPFSHTADTYYQIILKLGMAGNVKEMEELCQNMVKDRCPGFEEALVALVGTFVRHCRLNEAVRVVLNMNFGGHKPVIDAFNAVLGALVEGKRDFHDVMFVYKEMVKAGMVPTIDTLNCLLEALFEANKIESALDQFRRMNKKGCNPNVRTFEIVIKGLVEKGRVDEAVIVLGEMFELSCQPDLSFYSCTIPLFCRENKPEEGIRLFRLMRASKFVPDSFICEALMQCLCENLGLDDAMIISKELIESDINLSANVLVDMINGFCKLGKINEAIKFLEGKYAFETSPHNALLEGCCNAGKFSVAKGLIEKMSERNIANCDSWNILIRWLSENAGIGKVYEILGKMVVSSCVPDCTTYLALVIGNCRWNKYDDALKLFNEIRAKCWVLDSVSYSKLVEGLCRVERTLEATEVFCYMSGKRCSLQSSSFDVLIKGICSTGKVSQAIKLRQMAYYSGTPCNTATHSAIMLKLFKLGKAKDVLVALSQMLVEGCSLDLEVYSTLIQSMSSLNQIKYCVFFFNMMVNEGLVPDSDCLFDLLLCMANHSQLCMVSSAIDKLISKFAILNPEIYNMLINGFLKEGNQHEACRLLDLMLEKGWVPDASTHGLLIGSVIREETEKGAFAYDNSSVQDTVSNILAEGLGQM, from the exons ATGGCTCGCGCAG ACACATATTTTGGGCCAGGGACAGTTGAGACTATCAAATGCAGTCTATATGGTGCTGAATCAGAG GGTGAAGTGGATGCTGTTTTTGTAAATACGGTACTCTCTAGGGTTCAGCAACGGAATTTGGAG CGAGCATGGGACAAACCTGTACTAGATCGTGTGGGTCTTATAATAGAGATATTTAATGGTCATGCTTTTATAAAGGAGGCAAAGTTACAG GCTGAATTAACATTCAAGAAAACAAGTCTTGTTCACGTACATGGCCTAGATGGACGCTACACTTTTGGAGCAACTGAAGAAGCTGAAGTTGTTAGTGCCTGCGG GAACCACTTTTTTGCTGAATGGAGTTACATTGCAGGAGAGGGAGTGGGGGGCATGGTGTTATTAGTGGTGCAGGAGAAACAGAACTTCAGCTTCAAAGACGAAGGTTCGCTCCATAATACTAATGCCTCAACTATATACTGCTTCCTCATTGGTCTTTATAACAGGGAAAATCTACATTG CTTGTTTGCGACAGTTGATCCTAGGTTAAGAAGTGTTATTCTTCCTTCAGTGGCTGTAAAGCTCTCGCCTTTAGCTATTTCCAAGAGAATCCCCAATCGGGTCAATCTAAATGcattcttttcttcagtttcttGTGCTAACGGCATCGACATTTTCCCGGTAAACAATCAGAACCTACCCACCTCGTCTGATTTTGAACTAAATGTCCAGTTTTTAAGGAATAAGATTTCACCGGATAACTTGATCAGAGTTTTGGACAATACCAGTGACGTGAACTCAGCAATGAGGTTATTCAAATGGGCGACCCTTCAAAAGCCGTTCTCCCACACTGCCGATACTTATTATCAGATAATTCTGAAGTTAGGTATGGCTGGAAATGTTAAGGAGATGGAGGAGCTTTGTCAGAATATGGTCAAAGATAGATGCCCAGGTTTTGAGGAGGCTCTTGTCGCATTGGTTGGTACCTTTGTTAGGCATTGTAGGCTAAATGAAGCAGTACGGGTTGTTCTTAATATGAATTTTGGCGGTCACAAGCCTGTGATAGATGCATTTAACGCTGTATTGGGTGCTCTAGTGGAGGGAAAGAGAGACTTTCATGATGTGATGTTTGTTTATAAGGAAATGGTGAAGGCAGGAATGGTACCTACGATTGATACATTGAACTGTTTGCTGGAAGCTTTGTTTGAGGCCAATAAGATTGAGTCTGCTTTGGATCAGTTTAGGAGAATGAACAAGAAAGGGTGCAATCCTAATGTGAGGACCTTTGAGATAGTCATAAAGGGTCTTGTTGAGAAAGGCCGAGTGGATGAAGCTGTTATTGTTTTAGGTGAAATGTTTGAACTCAGCTGTCAGCCTGATTTGAGTTTCTATTCCTGCACAATACCTTTATTTTGTAGGGAAAATAAGCCTGAAGAAGGGATTAGGTTGTTTCGATTGATGAGAGCTTCTAAGTTTGTTCCGGATTCATTCATCTGTGAGGCCTTAATGCAGTGTTTGTGTGAGAACCTAGGGCTGGATGATGCAATGATCATTTCCAAAGAGTTGATAGAAAGTGATATAAACCTGTCTGCTAATGTACTTGTGGATATGATAAATGGTTTTTGTAAATTagggaaaataaatgaagcaaTAAAGTTCTTGGAAGGCAAATATGCTTTTGAAACTTCACCACACAATGCATTACTCGAAGGTTGCTGCAATGCCGGTAAATTTTCTGTGGCAAAAGGTCTGATTGAGAAAATGTCTGAGAGGAACATAGCCAACTGCGATTCTTGGAATATTCTGATCAGGTGGCTTAGCGAGAATGCAGGGATTGGAAAAGTATATGAAATTCTCGGAAAAATGGTAGTATCTTCATGTGTTCCTGACTGTACCACGTACCTGGCTCTAGTTATTGGCAATTGTAGATGGAACAAGTATGATGATGCTCTGAAGCTATTTAATGAGATTCGTGCAAAATGCTGGGTTTTGGATTCTGTATCTTATTCTAAACTAGTTGAAGGGCTTTGCAGGGTTGAAAGGACTCTAGAGGCTACTGAAGTGTTTTGCTATATGTCTGGTAAAAGATGCTCTCTTCAATCTTCTTCCTTCGATGTGTTGATCAAGGGTATTTGTTCCACAGGAAAGGTCAGTCAAGCAATAAAGTTGCGACAGATGGCTTATTATTCTGGTACTCCTTGTAATACTGCAACTCACAGCGCCATTATGCTCAAGTTGTTTAAGCTAGGGAAGGCAAAAGATGTGTTAGTGGCACTCTCACAAATGCTGGTAGAGGGCTGCAGTCTTGATCTGGAAGTATATAGCACCCTCATACAAAGCATGAGTTCActgaatcaaataaaatattgtgtgttcttttttaatatgatgGTCAATGAGGGTTTGGTACCTGATTCTGATTGTCTATTTGATCTACTTTTGTGTATGGCCAACCATTCTCAGCTGTGTATGGTTTCAAGTGCAATTGATAAACTTATTTCTAAGTTTGCAATTCTAAATCCAGAAATTTACAACATGCTGATTAATGGCTTCTTGAAGGAGGGCAATCAACATGAAGCGTGTCGATTATTGGATTTGATGTTGGAAAAAGGTTGGGTCCCAGATGCTTCCACTCATGGATTGCTGATTGGATCTGTAATCAGAGAGGAAACAGAAAAGGGGGCGTTTGCCTATGATAATTCCTCTGTACAAGATACTGTTAGTAACATACTTGCAGAGGGTTTAGGACAAATGTGA
- the LOC108987861 gene encoding putative pentatricopeptide repeat-containing protein At3g16710, mitochondrial isoform X4, with the protein MELHCRRGSGGHGVISGAGETELQLQRRSLFATVDPRLRSVILPSVAVKLSPLAISKRIPNRVNLNAFFSSVSCANGIDIFPVNNQNLPTSSDFELNVQFLRNKISPDNLIRVLDNTSDVNSAMRLFKWATLQKPFSHTADTYYQIILKLGMAGNVKEMEELCQNMVKDRCPGFEEALVALVGTFVRHCRLNEAVRVVLNMNFGGHKPVIDAFNAVLGALVEGKRDFHDVMFVYKEMVKAGMVPTIDTLNCLLEALFEANKIESALDQFRRMNKKGCNPNVRTFEIVIKGLVEKGRVDEAVIVLGEMFELSCQPDLSFYSCTIPLFCRENKPEEGIRLFRLMRASKFVPDSFICEALMQCLCENLGLDDAMIISKELIESDINLSANVLVDMINGFCKLGKINEAIKFLEGKYAFETSPHNALLEGCCNAGKFSVAKGLIEKMSERNIANCDSWNILIRWLSENAGIGKVYEILGKMVVSSCVPDCTTYLALVIGNCRWNKYDDALKLFNEIRAKCWVLDSVSYSKLVEGLCRVERTLEATEVFCYMSGKRCSLQSSSFDVLIKGICSTGKVSQAIKLRQMAYYSGTPCNTATHSAIMLKLFKLGKAKDVLVALSQMLVEGCSLDLEVYSTLIQSMSSLNQIKYCVFFFNMMVNEGLVPDSDCLFDLLLCMANHSQLCMVSSAIDKLISKFAILNPEIYNMLINGFLKEGNQHEACRLLDLMLEKGWVPDASTHGLLIGSVIREETEKGAFAYDNSSVQDTVSNILAEGLGQM; encoded by the exons ATGGAGTTACATTGCAGGAGAGGGAGTGGGGGGCATGGTGTTATTAGTGGTGCAGGAGAAACAGAACTTCAGCTTCAAAGACGAAG CTTGTTTGCGACAGTTGATCCTAGGTTAAGAAGTGTTATTCTTCCTTCAGTGGCTGTAAAGCTCTCGCCTTTAGCTATTTCCAAGAGAATCCCCAATCGGGTCAATCTAAATGcattcttttcttcagtttcttGTGCTAACGGCATCGACATTTTCCCGGTAAACAATCAGAACCTACCCACCTCGTCTGATTTTGAACTAAATGTCCAGTTTTTAAGGAATAAGATTTCACCGGATAACTTGATCAGAGTTTTGGACAATACCAGTGACGTGAACTCAGCAATGAGGTTATTCAAATGGGCGACCCTTCAAAAGCCGTTCTCCCACACTGCCGATACTTATTATCAGATAATTCTGAAGTTAGGTATGGCTGGAAATGTTAAGGAGATGGAGGAGCTTTGTCAGAATATGGTCAAAGATAGATGCCCAGGTTTTGAGGAGGCTCTTGTCGCATTGGTTGGTACCTTTGTTAGGCATTGTAGGCTAAATGAAGCAGTACGGGTTGTTCTTAATATGAATTTTGGCGGTCACAAGCCTGTGATAGATGCATTTAACGCTGTATTGGGTGCTCTAGTGGAGGGAAAGAGAGACTTTCATGATGTGATGTTTGTTTATAAGGAAATGGTGAAGGCAGGAATGGTACCTACGATTGATACATTGAACTGTTTGCTGGAAGCTTTGTTTGAGGCCAATAAGATTGAGTCTGCTTTGGATCAGTTTAGGAGAATGAACAAGAAAGGGTGCAATCCTAATGTGAGGACCTTTGAGATAGTCATAAAGGGTCTTGTTGAGAAAGGCCGAGTGGATGAAGCTGTTATTGTTTTAGGTGAAATGTTTGAACTCAGCTGTCAGCCTGATTTGAGTTTCTATTCCTGCACAATACCTTTATTTTGTAGGGAAAATAAGCCTGAAGAAGGGATTAGGTTGTTTCGATTGATGAGAGCTTCTAAGTTTGTTCCGGATTCATTCATCTGTGAGGCCTTAATGCAGTGTTTGTGTGAGAACCTAGGGCTGGATGATGCAATGATCATTTCCAAAGAGTTGATAGAAAGTGATATAAACCTGTCTGCTAATGTACTTGTGGATATGATAAATGGTTTTTGTAAATTagggaaaataaatgaagcaaTAAAGTTCTTGGAAGGCAAATATGCTTTTGAAACTTCACCACACAATGCATTACTCGAAGGTTGCTGCAATGCCGGTAAATTTTCTGTGGCAAAAGGTCTGATTGAGAAAATGTCTGAGAGGAACATAGCCAACTGCGATTCTTGGAATATTCTGATCAGGTGGCTTAGCGAGAATGCAGGGATTGGAAAAGTATATGAAATTCTCGGAAAAATGGTAGTATCTTCATGTGTTCCTGACTGTACCACGTACCTGGCTCTAGTTATTGGCAATTGTAGATGGAACAAGTATGATGATGCTCTGAAGCTATTTAATGAGATTCGTGCAAAATGCTGGGTTTTGGATTCTGTATCTTATTCTAAACTAGTTGAAGGGCTTTGCAGGGTTGAAAGGACTCTAGAGGCTACTGAAGTGTTTTGCTATATGTCTGGTAAAAGATGCTCTCTTCAATCTTCTTCCTTCGATGTGTTGATCAAGGGTATTTGTTCCACAGGAAAGGTCAGTCAAGCAATAAAGTTGCGACAGATGGCTTATTATTCTGGTACTCCTTGTAATACTGCAACTCACAGCGCCATTATGCTCAAGTTGTTTAAGCTAGGGAAGGCAAAAGATGTGTTAGTGGCACTCTCACAAATGCTGGTAGAGGGCTGCAGTCTTGATCTGGAAGTATATAGCACCCTCATACAAAGCATGAGTTCActgaatcaaataaaatattgtgtgttcttttttaatatgatgGTCAATGAGGGTTTGGTACCTGATTCTGATTGTCTATTTGATCTACTTTTGTGTATGGCCAACCATTCTCAGCTGTGTATGGTTTCAAGTGCAATTGATAAACTTATTTCTAAGTTTGCAATTCTAAATCCAGAAATTTACAACATGCTGATTAATGGCTTCTTGAAGGAGGGCAATCAACATGAAGCGTGTCGATTATTGGATTTGATGTTGGAAAAAGGTTGGGTCCCAGATGCTTCCACTCATGGATTGCTGATTGGATCTGTAATCAGAGAGGAAACAGAAAAGGGGGCGTTTGCCTATGATAATTCCTCTGTACAAGATACTGTTAGTAACATACTTGCAGAGGGTTTAGGACAAATGTGA
- the LOC108987861 gene encoding putative pentatricopeptide repeat-containing protein At3g16710, mitochondrial isoform X3: protein MDATLLEQLKKLKLLVPAGEGVGGMVLLVVQEKQNFSFKDEGSLHNTNASTIYCFLIGLYNRENLHCLFATVDPRLRSVILPSVAVKLSPLAISKRIPNRVNLNAFFSSVSCANGIDIFPVNNQNLPTSSDFELNVQFLRNKISPDNLIRVLDNTSDVNSAMRLFKWATLQKPFSHTADTYYQIILKLGMAGNVKEMEELCQNMVKDRCPGFEEALVALVGTFVRHCRLNEAVRVVLNMNFGGHKPVIDAFNAVLGALVEGKRDFHDVMFVYKEMVKAGMVPTIDTLNCLLEALFEANKIESALDQFRRMNKKGCNPNVRTFEIVIKGLVEKGRVDEAVIVLGEMFELSCQPDLSFYSCTIPLFCRENKPEEGIRLFRLMRASKFVPDSFICEALMQCLCENLGLDDAMIISKELIESDINLSANVLVDMINGFCKLGKINEAIKFLEGKYAFETSPHNALLEGCCNAGKFSVAKGLIEKMSERNIANCDSWNILIRWLSENAGIGKVYEILGKMVVSSCVPDCTTYLALVIGNCRWNKYDDALKLFNEIRAKCWVLDSVSYSKLVEGLCRVERTLEATEVFCYMSGKRCSLQSSSFDVLIKGICSTGKVSQAIKLRQMAYYSGTPCNTATHSAIMLKLFKLGKAKDVLVALSQMLVEGCSLDLEVYSTLIQSMSSLNQIKYCVFFFNMMVNEGLVPDSDCLFDLLLCMANHSQLCMVSSAIDKLISKFAILNPEIYNMLINGFLKEGNQHEACRLLDLMLEKGWVPDASTHGLLIGSVIREETEKGAFAYDNSSVQDTVSNILAEGLGQM from the exons ATGGACGCTACACTTTTGGAGCAACTGAAGAAGCTGAAGTTGTTAGTGCCTGCGG GAGAGGGAGTGGGGGGCATGGTGTTATTAGTGGTGCAGGAGAAACAGAACTTCAGCTTCAAAGACGAAGGTTCGCTCCATAATACTAATGCCTCAACTATATACTGCTTCCTCATTGGTCTTTATAACAGGGAAAATCTACATTG CTTGTTTGCGACAGTTGATCCTAGGTTAAGAAGTGTTATTCTTCCTTCAGTGGCTGTAAAGCTCTCGCCTTTAGCTATTTCCAAGAGAATCCCCAATCGGGTCAATCTAAATGcattcttttcttcagtttcttGTGCTAACGGCATCGACATTTTCCCGGTAAACAATCAGAACCTACCCACCTCGTCTGATTTTGAACTAAATGTCCAGTTTTTAAGGAATAAGATTTCACCGGATAACTTGATCAGAGTTTTGGACAATACCAGTGACGTGAACTCAGCAATGAGGTTATTCAAATGGGCGACCCTTCAAAAGCCGTTCTCCCACACTGCCGATACTTATTATCAGATAATTCTGAAGTTAGGTATGGCTGGAAATGTTAAGGAGATGGAGGAGCTTTGTCAGAATATGGTCAAAGATAGATGCCCAGGTTTTGAGGAGGCTCTTGTCGCATTGGTTGGTACCTTTGTTAGGCATTGTAGGCTAAATGAAGCAGTACGGGTTGTTCTTAATATGAATTTTGGCGGTCACAAGCCTGTGATAGATGCATTTAACGCTGTATTGGGTGCTCTAGTGGAGGGAAAGAGAGACTTTCATGATGTGATGTTTGTTTATAAGGAAATGGTGAAGGCAGGAATGGTACCTACGATTGATACATTGAACTGTTTGCTGGAAGCTTTGTTTGAGGCCAATAAGATTGAGTCTGCTTTGGATCAGTTTAGGAGAATGAACAAGAAAGGGTGCAATCCTAATGTGAGGACCTTTGAGATAGTCATAAAGGGTCTTGTTGAGAAAGGCCGAGTGGATGAAGCTGTTATTGTTTTAGGTGAAATGTTTGAACTCAGCTGTCAGCCTGATTTGAGTTTCTATTCCTGCACAATACCTTTATTTTGTAGGGAAAATAAGCCTGAAGAAGGGATTAGGTTGTTTCGATTGATGAGAGCTTCTAAGTTTGTTCCGGATTCATTCATCTGTGAGGCCTTAATGCAGTGTTTGTGTGAGAACCTAGGGCTGGATGATGCAATGATCATTTCCAAAGAGTTGATAGAAAGTGATATAAACCTGTCTGCTAATGTACTTGTGGATATGATAAATGGTTTTTGTAAATTagggaaaataaatgaagcaaTAAAGTTCTTGGAAGGCAAATATGCTTTTGAAACTTCACCACACAATGCATTACTCGAAGGTTGCTGCAATGCCGGTAAATTTTCTGTGGCAAAAGGTCTGATTGAGAAAATGTCTGAGAGGAACATAGCCAACTGCGATTCTTGGAATATTCTGATCAGGTGGCTTAGCGAGAATGCAGGGATTGGAAAAGTATATGAAATTCTCGGAAAAATGGTAGTATCTTCATGTGTTCCTGACTGTACCACGTACCTGGCTCTAGTTATTGGCAATTGTAGATGGAACAAGTATGATGATGCTCTGAAGCTATTTAATGAGATTCGTGCAAAATGCTGGGTTTTGGATTCTGTATCTTATTCTAAACTAGTTGAAGGGCTTTGCAGGGTTGAAAGGACTCTAGAGGCTACTGAAGTGTTTTGCTATATGTCTGGTAAAAGATGCTCTCTTCAATCTTCTTCCTTCGATGTGTTGATCAAGGGTATTTGTTCCACAGGAAAGGTCAGTCAAGCAATAAAGTTGCGACAGATGGCTTATTATTCTGGTACTCCTTGTAATACTGCAACTCACAGCGCCATTATGCTCAAGTTGTTTAAGCTAGGGAAGGCAAAAGATGTGTTAGTGGCACTCTCACAAATGCTGGTAGAGGGCTGCAGTCTTGATCTGGAAGTATATAGCACCCTCATACAAAGCATGAGTTCActgaatcaaataaaatattgtgtgttcttttttaatatgatgGTCAATGAGGGTTTGGTACCTGATTCTGATTGTCTATTTGATCTACTTTTGTGTATGGCCAACCATTCTCAGCTGTGTATGGTTTCAAGTGCAATTGATAAACTTATTTCTAAGTTTGCAATTCTAAATCCAGAAATTTACAACATGCTGATTAATGGCTTCTTGAAGGAGGGCAATCAACATGAAGCGTGTCGATTATTGGATTTGATGTTGGAAAAAGGTTGGGTCCCAGATGCTTCCACTCATGGATTGCTGATTGGATCTGTAATCAGAGAGGAAACAGAAAAGGGGGCGTTTGCCTATGATAATTCCTCTGTACAAGATACTGTTAGTAACATACTTGCAGAGGGTTTAGGACAAATGTGA
- the LOC108987861 gene encoding putative pentatricopeptide repeat-containing protein At3g16710, mitochondrial isoform X2: protein MARADTYFGPGTVETIKCSLYGAESEGEVDAVFVNTVLSRVQQRNLERAWDKPVLDRVGLIIEIFNGHAFIKEAKLQAELTFKKTSLVHVHGLDGRYTFGATEEAEVVSACGRGSGGHGVISGAGETELQLQRRSLFATVDPRLRSVILPSVAVKLSPLAISKRIPNRVNLNAFFSSVSCANGIDIFPVNNQNLPTSSDFELNVQFLRNKISPDNLIRVLDNTSDVNSAMRLFKWATLQKPFSHTADTYYQIILKLGMAGNVKEMEELCQNMVKDRCPGFEEALVALVGTFVRHCRLNEAVRVVLNMNFGGHKPVIDAFNAVLGALVEGKRDFHDVMFVYKEMVKAGMVPTIDTLNCLLEALFEANKIESALDQFRRMNKKGCNPNVRTFEIVIKGLVEKGRVDEAVIVLGEMFELSCQPDLSFYSCTIPLFCRENKPEEGIRLFRLMRASKFVPDSFICEALMQCLCENLGLDDAMIISKELIESDINLSANVLVDMINGFCKLGKINEAIKFLEGKYAFETSPHNALLEGCCNAGKFSVAKGLIEKMSERNIANCDSWNILIRWLSENAGIGKVYEILGKMVVSSCVPDCTTYLALVIGNCRWNKYDDALKLFNEIRAKCWVLDSVSYSKLVEGLCRVERTLEATEVFCYMSGKRCSLQSSSFDVLIKGICSTGKVSQAIKLRQMAYYSGTPCNTATHSAIMLKLFKLGKAKDVLVALSQMLVEGCSLDLEVYSTLIQSMSSLNQIKYCVFFFNMMVNEGLVPDSDCLFDLLLCMANHSQLCMVSSAIDKLISKFAILNPEIYNMLINGFLKEGNQHEACRLLDLMLEKGWVPDASTHGLLIGSVIREETEKGAFAYDNSSVQDTVSNILAEGLGQM from the exons ATGGCTCGCGCAG ACACATATTTTGGGCCAGGGACAGTTGAGACTATCAAATGCAGTCTATATGGTGCTGAATCAGAG GGTGAAGTGGATGCTGTTTTTGTAAATACGGTACTCTCTAGGGTTCAGCAACGGAATTTGGAG CGAGCATGGGACAAACCTGTACTAGATCGTGTGGGTCTTATAATAGAGATATTTAATGGTCATGCTTTTATAAAGGAGGCAAAGTTACAG GCTGAATTAACATTCAAGAAAACAAGTCTTGTTCACGTACATGGCCTAGATGGACGCTACACTTTTGGAGCAACTGAAGAAGCTGAAGTTGTTAGTGCCTGCGG GAGAGGGAGTGGGGGGCATGGTGTTATTAGTGGTGCAGGAGAAACAGAACTTCAGCTTCAAAGACGAAG CTTGTTTGCGACAGTTGATCCTAGGTTAAGAAGTGTTATTCTTCCTTCAGTGGCTGTAAAGCTCTCGCCTTTAGCTATTTCCAAGAGAATCCCCAATCGGGTCAATCTAAATGcattcttttcttcagtttcttGTGCTAACGGCATCGACATTTTCCCGGTAAACAATCAGAACCTACCCACCTCGTCTGATTTTGAACTAAATGTCCAGTTTTTAAGGAATAAGATTTCACCGGATAACTTGATCAGAGTTTTGGACAATACCAGTGACGTGAACTCAGCAATGAGGTTATTCAAATGGGCGACCCTTCAAAAGCCGTTCTCCCACACTGCCGATACTTATTATCAGATAATTCTGAAGTTAGGTATGGCTGGAAATGTTAAGGAGATGGAGGAGCTTTGTCAGAATATGGTCAAAGATAGATGCCCAGGTTTTGAGGAGGCTCTTGTCGCATTGGTTGGTACCTTTGTTAGGCATTGTAGGCTAAATGAAGCAGTACGGGTTGTTCTTAATATGAATTTTGGCGGTCACAAGCCTGTGATAGATGCATTTAACGCTGTATTGGGTGCTCTAGTGGAGGGAAAGAGAGACTTTCATGATGTGATGTTTGTTTATAAGGAAATGGTGAAGGCAGGAATGGTACCTACGATTGATACATTGAACTGTTTGCTGGAAGCTTTGTTTGAGGCCAATAAGATTGAGTCTGCTTTGGATCAGTTTAGGAGAATGAACAAGAAAGGGTGCAATCCTAATGTGAGGACCTTTGAGATAGTCATAAAGGGTCTTGTTGAGAAAGGCCGAGTGGATGAAGCTGTTATTGTTTTAGGTGAAATGTTTGAACTCAGCTGTCAGCCTGATTTGAGTTTCTATTCCTGCACAATACCTTTATTTTGTAGGGAAAATAAGCCTGAAGAAGGGATTAGGTTGTTTCGATTGATGAGAGCTTCTAAGTTTGTTCCGGATTCATTCATCTGTGAGGCCTTAATGCAGTGTTTGTGTGAGAACCTAGGGCTGGATGATGCAATGATCATTTCCAAAGAGTTGATAGAAAGTGATATAAACCTGTCTGCTAATGTACTTGTGGATATGATAAATGGTTTTTGTAAATTagggaaaataaatgaagcaaTAAAGTTCTTGGAAGGCAAATATGCTTTTGAAACTTCACCACACAATGCATTACTCGAAGGTTGCTGCAATGCCGGTAAATTTTCTGTGGCAAAAGGTCTGATTGAGAAAATGTCTGAGAGGAACATAGCCAACTGCGATTCTTGGAATATTCTGATCAGGTGGCTTAGCGAGAATGCAGGGATTGGAAAAGTATATGAAATTCTCGGAAAAATGGTAGTATCTTCATGTGTTCCTGACTGTACCACGTACCTGGCTCTAGTTATTGGCAATTGTAGATGGAACAAGTATGATGATGCTCTGAAGCTATTTAATGAGATTCGTGCAAAATGCTGGGTTTTGGATTCTGTATCTTATTCTAAACTAGTTGAAGGGCTTTGCAGGGTTGAAAGGACTCTAGAGGCTACTGAAGTGTTTTGCTATATGTCTGGTAAAAGATGCTCTCTTCAATCTTCTTCCTTCGATGTGTTGATCAAGGGTATTTGTTCCACAGGAAAGGTCAGTCAAGCAATAAAGTTGCGACAGATGGCTTATTATTCTGGTACTCCTTGTAATACTGCAACTCACAGCGCCATTATGCTCAAGTTGTTTAAGCTAGGGAAGGCAAAAGATGTGTTAGTGGCACTCTCACAAATGCTGGTAGAGGGCTGCAGTCTTGATCTGGAAGTATATAGCACCCTCATACAAAGCATGAGTTCActgaatcaaataaaatattgtgtgttcttttttaatatgatgGTCAATGAGGGTTTGGTACCTGATTCTGATTGTCTATTTGATCTACTTTTGTGTATGGCCAACCATTCTCAGCTGTGTATGGTTTCAAGTGCAATTGATAAACTTATTTCTAAGTTTGCAATTCTAAATCCAGAAATTTACAACATGCTGATTAATGGCTTCTTGAAGGAGGGCAATCAACATGAAGCGTGTCGATTATTGGATTTGATGTTGGAAAAAGGTTGGGTCCCAGATGCTTCCACTCATGGATTGCTGATTGGATCTGTAATCAGAGAGGAAACAGAAAAGGGGGCGTTTGCCTATGATAATTCCTCTGTACAAGATACTGTTAGTAACATACTTGCAGAGGGTTTAGGACAAATGTGA